A region from the Natronoarchaeum mannanilyticum genome encodes:
- the nrfD gene encoding NrfD/PsrC family molybdoenzyme membrane anchor subunit, translating to MSTDAGREALVRPFQRTTKRYYGLLALVLLAIGVFAAGYTQQLRHGLIVTGLGDWGSGGGVPWGLYIGAFIWWVGIAHGGIILSAAVRLIGLDTYQPVARIAELLTIAALSVAGLYIIVHVGRPDRIVTSIIPAWPTRVHWSPLVWDVTVITLYFVLTATYLSLTIRYDVHRLRDRMPDVFDPLYDLMLIGYTEKEDEIVERMVWWVALAIIILAPLLLHGGVIPWLFALLPSMAGWAGGVQGPSFLMIALTSAISGVIIAAAIFRRVYGWQELIGDEVFRGLAKWLGFFGLLFLWLQLQQVITGIFAAPVSLTHATEAKLAKPLYQALIAMVVAAEAYIFASALKPKLFTIPRLVGASLLVLAATLTEKVLFVVEGLQHAHFSLYDGVAGTYVPSLIELSSLLGTTAIVVLYFMIFAKTIPVVELHAVEDDHDADEEVSA from the coding sequence GTGAGCACCGACGCCGGCCGCGAGGCGCTCGTCCGGCCGTTCCAGCGGACGACGAAGCGGTACTACGGGCTGCTGGCGCTCGTGCTGCTGGCCATCGGCGTCTTCGCGGCGGGGTACACCCAGCAGCTCCGGCACGGGCTGATCGTCACCGGCCTCGGCGACTGGGGGTCGGGCGGCGGCGTCCCGTGGGGGCTGTATATCGGCGCGTTCATCTGGTGGGTCGGCATCGCCCACGGCGGGATCATCCTCTCGGCGGCGGTCCGGCTGATCGGGCTCGACACCTACCAGCCGGTCGCCCGCATCGCCGAGCTGCTGACGATCGCCGCGCTGTCGGTCGCCGGGCTGTACATCATCGTCCACGTCGGCCGGCCGGACCGGATCGTCACGAGCATCATTCCGGCCTGGCCCACGCGGGTCCACTGGTCGCCGCTGGTGTGGGACGTCACCGTCATCACGCTGTACTTCGTGCTGACCGCGACGTACCTCTCGCTGACGATCCGCTACGACGTCCACCGGCTGCGCGACCGGATGCCCGACGTCTTCGACCCGCTGTACGATCTCATGCTGATCGGCTACACCGAAAAGGAAGACGAGATCGTTGAGCGGATGGTCTGGTGGGTGGCGCTCGCGATCATCATCCTCGCGCCCCTGCTGCTCCACGGCGGCGTCATCCCGTGGCTGTTCGCCCTGCTGCCCTCGATGGCGGGCTGGGCGGGCGGCGTCCAGGGACCCTCGTTCCTGATGATCGCGCTCACCTCGGCGATCAGCGGCGTCATCATCGCGGCGGCGATCTTCCGCCGGGTGTACGGCTGGCAGGAGCTCATCGGCGACGAGGTGTTCCGCGGGCTGGCCAAGTGGCTCGGCTTCTTCGGGCTCCTCTTCCTGTGGCTCCAGCTCCAGCAGGTGATCACCGGCATCTTCGCGGCGCCGGTGAGCCTGACCCACGCGACGGAGGCCAAGCTCGCCAAGCCGCTGTATCAGGCGCTGATCGCGATGGTCGTCGCCGCCGAAGCCTACATTTTCGCGTCGGCGCTGAAGCCGAAGCTGTTCACGATCCCCCGGCTCGTCGGCGCGTCGCTGCTGGTGCTGGCGGCGACGCTCACCGAGAAGGTGCTGTTCGTCGTCGAGGGGCTCCAGCACGCCCACTTCTCGCTGTACGACGGCGTCGCCGGGACGTACGTGCCCTCGCTGATCGAGCTGTCGTCGCTGCTGGGGACGACCGCGATCGTCGTGCTGTACTTCATGATCTTCGCGAAGACGATCCCGGTCGTCGAACTGCACGCCGTGGAGGACGATCACGACGCCGACGAGGAGGTGAGCGCATGA
- a CDS encoding alpha/beta hydrolase: MHRETFGSGDDLVVVLGWGNRLDHENVRWLLDRLAETYRVHAFRIPDAITDFEREYVRPVERYVADLGEWRLLGHSTGGLIGPYVAAATSTADPITHTFLSPWWGEPPGRDGLLLDVLTRLPISRPILPAGLDDPALLGDLTTDRQLADSPDAAPTFLRETRRAHEQLPAIDDEAVVFCSLRDRVVGTRAIGERMPAERVRLYDGGHELFSSSSRAERIDDVLAAVREGPAGLD, from the coding sequence ATGCACCGCGAGACGTTCGGGAGCGGCGACGATCTGGTCGTCGTGCTCGGCTGGGGGAATCGCTTAGACCACGAGAACGTCCGCTGGCTGCTCGACCGGCTCGCCGAGACGTACCGAGTCCACGCGTTCCGGATCCCCGACGCGATCACCGACTTCGAGCGCGAGTACGTCCGACCGGTCGAACGCTACGTCGCCGACCTCGGCGAGTGGCGCCTGCTCGGTCACAGCACCGGCGGCTTGATCGGCCCGTACGTCGCCGCCGCAACGTCGACCGCGGATCCGATCACGCACACGTTCCTCAGCCCGTGGTGGGGCGAACCGCCGGGGCGGGACGGGCTACTGCTGGACGTCCTGACGCGGCTGCCGATCAGTCGGCCGATCCTGCCGGCCGGTCTCGACGACCCGGCGCTGCTGGGCGATCTGACGACCGACCGACAGCTCGCGGACTCGCCCGACGCCGCGCCGACGTTCCTCCGGGAGACGCGCCGCGCGCACGAACAGCTTCCGGCGATCGACGACGAGGCGGTCGTGTTCTGCTCGCTGCGGGATCGCGTTGTCGGCACGCGCGCGATCGGCGAGCGAATGCCCGCGGAGCGCGTCCGGCTGTACGACGGCGGCCACGAGCTGTTCTCCTCGTCGTCGCGCGCCGAGCGGATCGACGACGTGCTCGCCGCGGTGCGGGAGGGGCCTGCGGGACTCGACTAA
- the ncsA gene encoding tRNA 2-thiolation protein NcsA, translated as MECTKCGREAVMHAAYSGSHLCEDHLCESVERRVRRRVREDDLVPRSATPEDPQTWVIGLSGGKDSVVLTHILDETFAEDPRIEMIALTIHEGIEGYRDESVSACEELAADLEMQHELVSYEEEFGVRMDDVVEDDPENMAACAYCGVFRRDLLSKYAEELGADKLLTGHNLDDEAQTALMNFLEGDVSQIAKHFDASLGSFDERSETEEFVPRAKPLRDVPEKEVALYAHLADLPAHITECPHSSEAYRGEIQELLLKLEENHPGTRHSIMAGYEELAGIVADEYEGTDQEADLGECEECGATTTRDKCRKCALLDSLAAV; from the coding sequence ATGGAGTGTACCAAGTGCGGCCGCGAGGCGGTGATGCACGCGGCCTACTCCGGCTCGCACCTCTGCGAGGACCACCTTTGCGAGTCGGTCGAGCGCCGCGTCCGCCGGCGGGTCCGCGAGGACGATCTCGTCCCGCGGTCGGCGACGCCCGAAGACCCCCAGACGTGGGTGATCGGGCTGTCGGGCGGCAAGGACAGCGTCGTGCTCACCCACATCCTCGACGAGACGTTCGCCGAGGACCCCCGGATCGAGATGATCGCGCTGACGATCCACGAGGGGATCGAGGGGTACCGCGACGAGAGCGTGTCGGCCTGCGAGGAGCTCGCGGCGGACCTGGAGATGCAACACGAACTCGTCAGCTACGAGGAGGAGTTCGGCGTCCGGATGGACGACGTCGTCGAGGACGACCCCGAGAACATGGCCGCCTGCGCGTACTGCGGCGTGTTCCGCCGGGATCTGCTCTCGAAGTACGCCGAGGAGCTGGGCGCCGACAAGCTGCTGACGGGCCACAACCTGGACGACGAGGCCCAGACCGCGCTGATGAACTTTCTGGAGGGTGACGTCTCCCAGATCGCGAAACACTTCGACGCGTCGCTCGGTAGCTTCGACGAGCGATCCGAAACCGAGGAGTTCGTCCCCCGCGCCAAACCCCTGCGGGACGTCCCCGAGAAGGAGGTCGCGCTGTACGCCCACCTCGCCGACCTACCGGCCCACATCACGGAGTGTCCCCATTCCAGCGAGGCCTACCGCGGCGAGATTCAGGAGCTACTGTTGAAACTCGAGGAGAACCATCCCGGGACTCGCCACTCGATCATGGCGGGCTACGAGGAGCTGGCCGGCATCGTCGCAGACGAGTACGAGGGCACGGACCAGGAAGCCGACCTCGGTGAATGCGAGGAGTGCGGCGCGACGACGACCCGCGACAAGTGCCGGAAGTGCGCGCTGCTGGACTCGCTGGCGGCGGTGTAG
- a CDS encoding DUF7333 family protein has protein sequence MEFDLPTTAALFIALIAVGVGGLIAAPMMGTGTILTMVLPSMAVFGLLCLFLGMKYGQHRRAGV, from the coding sequence ATGGAGTTCGACCTGCCAACGACAGCGGCGCTGTTCATCGCACTGATCGCCGTCGGCGTCGGCGGCCTCATCGCCGCGCCGATGATGGGGACCGGCACGATCCTCACGATGGTCCTGCCCTCGATGGCGGTGTTCGGGCTGCTGTGCCTGTTCCTCGGGATGAAGTACGGCCAGCACCGGCGGGCGGGCGTCTGA
- a CDS encoding 4Fe-4S ferredoxin N-terminal domain-containing protein, whose amino-acid sequence MSDDRSTGGDHPTGDDRSTGDDRSTDDLAMYDEWQDRERMERLLDETEYDTELGMELAEDAQRVVAGELSEAEFEERYHDAVVEEFGQDDRELSIPDEFEDDDGGFRETVQRLADGEDVDRREVMKAGGVAAMALSGSLGGSALGSSDGSAAQAGGGEGEEDTQYGMVINLNNCDGCLACMVACKQENNTSRGSNWMYVMAFEEDAQDDESFLVRPCQHCDEAACEKVCPVGARHTREDDGIVLTDYEICIGCRYCQVACPYGVNYFQWGEPDTPESELDPEHVYDERGKRVDSRPVKGTMGKCTFCPTRQDGKQGEDKVGTTACEDACAMDAIHFGDMNDPESAPNQHLEEYRDEQSNDREDWENRKEHTVSTFRLLEDKGTDPNVVYVGNEPGEHSHQVEGPVTYEDVGLVDNRKEEVLDKGKAANDGGGETA is encoded by the coding sequence GTGAGCGACGACCGTTCGACGGGTGGCGATCACCCGACGGGTGACGACCGCTCGACGGGCGACGATCGCTCGACGGACGACCTCGCGATGTACGACGAGTGGCAGGACCGCGAGCGGATGGAACGGCTGCTCGACGAGACCGAGTACGACACCGAACTCGGGATGGAGCTGGCCGAGGACGCCCAGCGCGTCGTCGCCGGCGAGCTCTCGGAGGCCGAGTTCGAGGAGCGGTACCACGACGCCGTGGTCGAGGAGTTCGGCCAGGACGACCGGGAGCTGTCGATCCCCGACGAGTTCGAGGACGACGACGGCGGGTTCCGGGAGACGGTCCAGCGGCTGGCCGACGGCGAGGACGTCGACCGCCGGGAAGTGATGAAAGCCGGCGGCGTCGCCGCGATGGCGCTGTCGGGCAGCCTCGGCGGATCGGCGCTGGGATCGTCCGACGGGTCGGCCGCGCAGGCCGGCGGCGGCGAGGGCGAGGAGGACACTCAGTACGGGATGGTGATCAATCTCAACAACTGCGACGGCTGCCTGGCCTGCATGGTGGCCTGCAAGCAGGAGAACAACACCTCCCGCGGGTCGAACTGGATGTACGTCATGGCGTTCGAGGAGGACGCCCAGGACGACGAGAGCTTCCTCGTTCGGCCCTGTCAGCACTGCGACGAGGCGGCCTGCGAGAAGGTCTGTCCCGTCGGCGCGCGCCACACCCGCGAGGACGACGGCATCGTGCTGACGGACTACGAGATCTGCATCGGCTGTCGGTACTGTCAGGTGGCCTGTCCCTACGGCGTCAACTACTTCCAGTGGGGCGAACCCGACACGCCCGAATCGGAACTCGATCCCGAGCACGTGTACGACGAGCGGGGCAAGCGCGTCGACAGCCGCCCGGTGAAAGGGACGATGGGCAAGTGCACGTTCTGCCCGACGCGCCAGGACGGCAAGCAGGGCGAGGACAAGGTCGGCACCACGGCCTGTGAGGACGCCTGCGCGATGGACGCGATCCACTTCGGGGACATGAACGACCCCGAGAGCGCGCCCAACCAGCACCTGGAGGAGTACCGCGACGAGCAGAGCAACGACCGCGAGGACTGGGAGAACCGCAAGGAACACACCGTCTCGACGTTCCGCCTCCTCGAAGACAAGGGGACCGACCCGAACGTCGTCTACGTCGGCAACGAGCCCGGCGAGCACTCCCACCAGGTCGAGGGGCCGGTCACCTACGAGGACGTCGGCCTCGTCGACAACCGCAAGGAGGAGGTGCTCGACAAGGGGAAAGCCGCGAACGACGGCGGGGGTGAGACGGCGTGA
- a CDS encoding DUF6517 family protein — MQRRREFLAAVPVGLLAASAGCLKLVTNDRAEYNASEASVSDAGLEETEYQHSDTQEQTIEESFEVGGVSRTVVASNWISTYKKDLQVQGQQQEAARFAVVSTPAIKILGRTFNPVNEMSHEELLDRFRSQLSGQYEGLDQLEYVESRDEVILGNEVEVSTFQTEASMEGQTVELYVHVTTLTHEGDLIVAVGAHPAALAQERANAYELMRSIEHDGGD, encoded by the coding sequence ATGCAACGCAGACGCGAGTTCCTGGCCGCGGTCCCGGTCGGCCTGCTGGCCGCTTCGGCCGGCTGTCTGAAACTGGTCACCAACGACCGCGCGGAGTACAACGCCTCGGAGGCCAGCGTGAGCGACGCCGGCCTCGAGGAGACCGAGTACCAGCACTCCGATACCCAGGAGCAGACGATCGAGGAGTCGTTCGAGGTCGGCGGCGTCAGCCGGACGGTCGTCGCCTCGAACTGGATCTCGACGTACAAGAAGGACCTGCAGGTTCAAGGCCAACAGCAGGAAGCCGCCCGCTTCGCGGTCGTCTCGACGCCCGCGATCAAGATTCTCGGGCGGACGTTCAACCCCGTGAACGAGATGTCCCACGAGGAGCTGCTCGATCGGTTCCGGAGCCAACTCAGCGGCCAGTACGAGGGGCTCGACCAACTGGAGTACGTCGAGAGCCGCGACGAAGTGATCCTCGGCAACGAAGTCGAAGTGTCGACGTTCCAAACGGAGGCGTCGATGGAGGGCCAGACCGTCGAGCTGTACGTTCACGTCACGACGCTCACCCACGAGGGCGACCTGATCGTCGCCGTCGGCGCCCACCCGGCCGCGCTCGCCCAGGAGCGCGCGAACGCCTACGAGCTGATGCGGTCGATCGAGCACGACGGCGGCGACTGA
- a CDS encoding geranylgeranyl reductase family protein, with protein sequence MTRASYDIVVVGGGTAGAFAAATAAQEGVDVVLVERKSEEEAGHIACGDAIKGKSTFPDVIDREYLKEESFSNRNIRKARFENPRSGEVLDIPFGEKGAVLDRKRYGEVLLEETDRVGADIHYDTVVKDVIQDDDDGRVTGVEAIRKGDPLTYEADVVIDAAGALSLLQDKTDLADATFDENVDYSQFCSAYREVVDVQEPVEWDDSIVFKPTEELGYLWYFPRTDTEINAGLGFQMNKEPMELVDVLKDDLESRAEFQGAEVKDKLGAALPTRRPYDSATAPGFVAVGDAAAHVNPTTGGGIPGAAKAGHWAALEAVDAVGDGDVGEDALWEYNHKVMTDFGKRFAAMDLYNIFGGAHDVDELVDVISALPGQQLVDALGKEGTASMGLGLKAKTIVKTYGHWDVLYELYKVSKKATELKEVYDDYPTSPDGFDAWRSRRDSIMDDVYEITGAEPKY encoded by the coding sequence ATGACGCGAGCATCCTACGACATCGTCGTCGTGGGCGGCGGCACGGCGGGCGCGTTCGCGGCGGCCACGGCGGCCCAGGAAGGGGTCGACGTCGTCCTCGTCGAACGCAAGTCCGAGGAGGAGGCCGGCCACATCGCCTGCGGCGACGCGATCAAGGGCAAGAGCACGTTCCCGGACGTGATCGACCGGGAGTACCTCAAAGAGGAGTCGTTCAGCAACCGGAACATCCGGAAGGCGCGCTTCGAGAACCCCCGGAGCGGCGAAGTGCTCGACATTCCGTTCGGCGAGAAGGGCGCCGTCCTCGACCGCAAACGCTACGGCGAGGTGCTCCTGGAGGAGACCGACCGCGTGGGCGCCGACATCCACTACGACACCGTCGTCAAGGACGTCATCCAGGACGACGATGACGGACGGGTCACCGGCGTCGAGGCGATCCGCAAGGGCGACCCCCTGACCTACGAGGCCGACGTCGTGATCGACGCGGCGGGCGCGCTCTCGCTCCTGCAGGACAAGACCGACCTCGCGGACGCCACGTTCGACGAGAACGTCGACTACTCGCAGTTCTGCTCGGCGTACCGCGAGGTCGTCGACGTGCAGGAGCCCGTCGAGTGGGACGACTCCATCGTGTTCAAGCCGACCGAGGAGCTGGGCTACCTCTGGTACTTCCCGCGAACGGACACCGAGATCAACGCCGGGCTGGGCTTCCAGATGAACAAGGAGCCGATGGAACTGGTCGACGTCCTCAAAGACGATCTGGAAAGTCGCGCGGAGTTCCAGGGCGCCGAGGTCAAGGACAAGCTCGGCGCCGCGTTACCGACCCGGCGCCCCTACGACTCGGCGACGGCGCCCGGCTTCGTCGCCGTCGGGGACGCCGCCGCGCACGTCAACCCCACGACCGGCGGCGGCATCCCCGGCGCCGCGAAAGCGGGCCACTGGGCCGCCCTCGAAGCGGTCGACGCCGTCGGCGACGGCGACGTCGGCGAGGACGCGCTGTGGGAGTACAACCACAAGGTGATGACCGACTTCGGCAAGCGCTTCGCCGCGATGGACCTGTACAACATCTTCGGCGGCGCCCACGACGTCGACGAGCTCGTCGACGTCATCTCCGCGCTGCCGGGCCAGCAGCTCGTCGACGCGCTGGGCAAGGAAGGCACGGCCTCGATGGGGCTCGGGCTCAAAGCCAAGACGATCGTCAAGACCTACGGCCACTGGGACGTGCTCTACGAGCTCTACAAGGTCAGCAAGAAGGCCACGGAGCTCAAGGAAGTGTACGACGACTACCCGACCTCGCCCGACGGGTTCGACGCCTGGCGGTCGCGTCGGGACTCGATCATGGACGACGTCTACGAGATCACCGGCGCCGAGCCGAAGTACTGA
- a CDS encoding ABC transporter permease: protein MAAPRRRCPTMHDTARVPWTRQTRTFARRHVRKVLRSKVLLGITVAWPVLWYFLSVLVFVDVPEGGSAGGLKAGLAMTYGLFGAFTITVAVFAGDFARDLDGDRYRKFRAMPIAPTADLAGRLLAGAAFGVASYVVTIAVSIAHGATFGRPDPAALGVLALTLALFCLIAMAAAMLVALVITKPEHMTTIAVIGALIAFYATGFNGVTPGMLAEGADMVNYVPNSLATRIQIAYLSEDASFMTPPAAPDSAKYLGLLGAYAAGLLAISVLIVRRFAYAPE from the coding sequence GTGGCGGCGCCGCGCCGTCGCTGTCCGACCATGCACGACACCGCTCGCGTCCCGTGGACGCGACAGACCCGCACGTTCGCCCGCAGACACGTCCGGAAGGTGCTGCGAAGCAAGGTTCTGCTCGGCATCACGGTCGCCTGGCCCGTGCTCTGGTACTTCCTGTCGGTACTGGTGTTCGTCGACGTGCCCGAGGGCGGGAGCGCCGGCGGCCTGAAAGCCGGGCTCGCGATGACCTACGGGCTGTTCGGCGCCTTCACGATCACCGTCGCGGTGTTCGCCGGCGACTTCGCTCGGGACCTCGACGGCGACCGCTACCGGAAGTTCCGCGCGATGCCGATCGCGCCCACCGCGGATCTGGCGGGGCGACTGCTCGCCGGAGCGGCGTTCGGCGTCGCCTCCTACGTCGTGACGATCGCCGTCTCGATCGCCCACGGCGCGACGTTCGGCCGCCCGGATCCCGCCGCGCTCGGCGTGCTGGCGCTGACGCTCGCGCTCTTTTGCCTGATCGCGATGGCCGCGGCGATGCTCGTCGCGCTGGTGATCACCAAGCCCGAGCACATGACGACGATCGCGGTGATCGGCGCGCTGATCGCGTTCTACGCGACCGGGTTCAACGGCGTCACGCCGGGGATGCTCGCGGAGGGCGCCGACATGGTCAACTACGTGCCGAACTCGCTGGCGACGCGGATCCAGATCGCGTACCTCTCGGAGGACGCGTCGTTCATGACGCCGCCGGCGGCGCCCGACTCGGCGAAATACCTCGGCCTGCTCGGCGCCTACGCCGCCGGACTGCTGGCGATCTCGGTGCTGATCGTCCGCAGGTTCGCCTACGCACCGGAGTGA
- a CDS encoding UbiA family prenyltransferase, whose protein sequence is MQRVRAAGRRFGATAVRTAVLALVHSGVWISLGAASVAVATMLLAGFPLDPVPAFVAFAATTLVYGLDRVLDREADAQNLPGRASFAREHGRALLIAGVALYLVAARIALAWGPPGLAAMTLPPAVVALYSGVGVKRLFLVKNLLVGAAWGLLPLGVGAYFGAIRSTGVVALAGFFAAMLTIAAAIFDVKDIEGDRARGVRTLPAEYGPRTTRRLAACATVGVAASVAAAVAASALPPGFLALLPYCAYVVCYSLVATPERGPLFYGFVVDGEHTALALLLFALELLG, encoded by the coding sequence ATGCAGCGCGTTCGAGCCGCCGGTCGCCGCTTCGGCGCGACGGCGGTGCGCACGGCCGTCCTCGCGCTGGTCCACAGCGGCGTCTGGATCTCGCTGGGCGCCGCGAGCGTCGCCGTCGCGACGATGCTGCTCGCCGGATTTCCGCTCGACCCGGTTCCGGCGTTCGTCGCGTTCGCCGCGACGACGCTCGTGTACGGCCTCGACCGCGTTCTCGATCGCGAGGCGGACGCACAGAATCTCCCCGGACGGGCGTCGTTCGCACGCGAGCACGGGCGAGCGCTCCTGATCGCGGGCGTGGCGCTCTATCTCGTCGCCGCTCGCATCGCGCTGGCGTGGGGGCCGCCCGGACTCGCGGCGATGACGCTCCCGCCGGCCGTCGTCGCACTGTACTCCGGCGTCGGCGTCAAGCGACTCTTCCTCGTGAAGAACCTGCTCGTCGGCGCCGCCTGGGGCCTCCTGCCGCTCGGCGTCGGCGCGTACTTCGGCGCGATCCGGTCGACCGGGGTGGTCGCGCTCGCGGGCTTTTTCGCGGCGATGCTGACGATCGCGGCGGCCATCTTCGACGTCAAGGACATAGAGGGCGATCGAGCGCGCGGCGTCCGGACGCTCCCCGCAGAGTACGGGCCGCGGACGACGCGGCGTCTCGCCGCTTGCGCGACGGTCGGGGTCGCCGCGAGCGTCGCTGCCGCCGTCGCCGCGAGCGCTCTCCCACCGGGATTTCTCGCACTGCTTCCCTACTGCGCGTACGTGGTCTGCTACTCGCTGGTCGCGACGCCCGAGCGCGGCCCGCTGTTCTACGGCTTCGTCGTCGACGGCGAGCACACTGCGCTCGCGCTCCTGCTTTTCGCGCTGGAACTGCTCGGATAG
- a CDS encoding aldo/keto reductase, with the protein MSQQLPGSDECPRANGMPMLGLGTWENTDPDECIESVQDALEAGYRHVDTAQAYGNETEVGEGIARSDVDRDDVFLATKVWLDNLAYDDVIDTTSASLDRLGTDYVDLLYVHWPSRTYDAEETLEAFDELEERGWIERVGVSNFEPEHMEEAVDILDAPLFANQIECHPLLPQEEVRAKAQELDVEVVGYSPLARGDVFDNDTLTDIAEDNGVSAAQVSLAWLRDKGVTAIPKATGRDHIEDNWRSLDLTLDDEEIERIDAIDERGRRVDPGFGPWN; encoded by the coding sequence ATGTCACAGCAACTGCCCGGCAGCGACGAGTGTCCGCGCGCCAACGGGATGCCGATGCTCGGTCTCGGGACGTGGGAGAACACCGACCCCGACGAGTGCATCGAGAGCGTGCAGGACGCCCTGGAGGCGGGCTATCGGCACGTCGACACCGCGCAGGCGTACGGCAACGAAACGGAGGTCGGCGAGGGGATCGCCCGGTCGGACGTCGATCGTGACGACGTCTTTCTCGCGACGAAGGTCTGGCTCGACAACCTCGCGTACGACGACGTGATCGACACGACGTCGGCGAGCCTCGATCGGCTCGGCACCGACTACGTGGACCTGCTGTACGTCCACTGGCCGTCCCGGACGTACGACGCCGAGGAGACGCTGGAGGCGTTCGACGAACTCGAGGAGCGGGGCTGGATCGAGCGGGTCGGCGTCAGCAACTTCGAGCCTGAACACATGGAGGAGGCCGTCGACATTCTGGACGCGCCGCTGTTTGCCAACCAGATCGAGTGCCACCCGCTGCTCCCCCAAGAGGAGGTCCGCGCGAAGGCCCAGGAGCTCGACGTCGAGGTCGTCGGCTACTCGCCGCTGGCCCGCGGCGACGTGTTCGACAACGACACGCTCACCGACATCGCCGAGGACAACGGCGTCAGCGCCGCACAGGTCAGCCTGGCGTGGCTGCGCGACAAGGGCGTCACCGCGATCCCGAAGGCGACCGGTCGCGACCACATCGAGGACAACTGGCGGTCGCTCGATCTGACCCTCGACGACGAGGAGATCGAGCGCATCGACGCCATCGACGAGCGCGGGCGGCGCGTCGATCCCGGCTTCGGCCCGTGGAACTGA
- a CDS encoding P-loop NTPase — MTVTESELESELATVEDPMNDEDVVSLGLVEDVTIEDGRATISLVFNAPYAPAEMAIGDEIRDVVESVGLEPDLRARAGEEQGFDEEVLPMVRNVIAVASGKGGVGKTTVAANVAAGLNELGARVGILDADVHGPNVPRILPVEGEPGVTPDEELVPPRSEGVGVMSMDYLTDHSDDPAILRGPMVNQVMMQFIEGVEWGRLDYLIVDLPPGTGDASLNLLQTLPVAGVVIVTTPQEMAVADARKGLRLFEEHDTPILGVVENMSTYRCPNCDDDHDVFGSDGAQEICEDFDVPLLAELPVHPDFDSERIDGPAVRDDDNAVQSELQELSETVADRVGAVNRKRVGEDGPDEPGESIPTGADADD; from the coding sequence ATGACCGTAACCGAATCCGAACTCGAATCCGAGCTCGCGACCGTCGAGGACCCGATGAACGACGAGGACGTCGTCTCGCTCGGCCTCGTGGAGGACGTCACCATCGAGGACGGGCGGGCGACGATCTCGCTGGTGTTCAACGCGCCGTACGCGCCCGCCGAGATGGCGATCGGCGACGAGATCCGCGACGTGGTCGAGTCGGTCGGCCTCGAACCGGACCTCCGCGCCCGGGCGGGCGAGGAACAGGGGTTCGACGAGGAGGTGCTACCGATGGTCCGGAACGTCATCGCCGTCGCCTCGGGGAAGGGCGGCGTCGGCAAGACCACCGTGGCGGCCAACGTCGCGGCGGGCCTCAACGAGCTGGGCGCCCGCGTCGGCATCCTCGACGCCGACGTCCACGGGCCGAACGTGCCCCGGATCCTCCCCGTCGAGGGCGAACCGGGCGTGACGCCCGACGAGGAGCTCGTCCCGCCGCGCTCGGAGGGCGTCGGCGTCATGAGCATGGACTACCTGACCGACCACTCCGACGACCCCGCGATCCTGCGCGGGCCGATGGTCAACCAGGTGATGATGCAGTTCATCGAGGGCGTCGAGTGGGGCCGGCTGGACTACCTGATCGTCGACCTGCCGCCGGGCACCGGCGACGCCTCGCTCAACCTGCTCCAGACGCTGCCGGTCGCGGGCGTCGTGATCGTGACGACGCCCCAGGAGATGGCCGTCGCCGACGCCCGGAAGGGGCTCCGGCTGTTCGAGGAGCACGACACGCCGATCCTCGGCGTCGTCGAGAACATGAGCACGTATCGCTGCCCGAACTGCGACGACGACCACGACGTGTTCGGCAGCGACGGAGCCCAGGAGATCTGCGAGGACTTCGACGTCCCGCTCCTGGCCGAGCTGCCGGTCCACCCGGACTTCGACAGCGAGCGCATCGACGGCCCGGCGGTGCGGGACGATGACAACGCGGTACAATCGGAATTACAGGAACTCAGCGAGACGGTCGCCGACCGCGTCGGCGCGGTGAACCGAAAGCGGGTCGGCGAGGACGGCCCGGACGAGCCGGGCGAGTCGATTCCGACGGGAGCCGACGCCGACGACTGA